A single window of Acanthopagrus latus isolate v.2019 chromosome 1, fAcaLat1.1, whole genome shotgun sequence DNA harbors:
- the LOC119027685 gene encoding serine hydrolase-like protein isoform X1, whose protein sequence is MAEQATELSVPVPWGEIRGKVWGPDHGYPVLCLHGWAHNCGSFSTLIPLLPKECRYVAVDLAGHGLSSHRPPGAFYSLHEYVADVCRVVDALQLKKLSIIGHSMGGDIAGMFASLFPEMVEALILLDTFGFLPTDTTEICSVMRQGLDEMLVYEKKTDTKKRVYTYEKAAERLSAANPTLSEQSVSILLERGLLQVEGGFVFSRDLRVNFKNIERISLEQSLEFQARIQASLLVVLADSSFDRMFSEPAQSRFTTALLQGLRDRNHTVVTAPGDHYVHLSKPEVVAPFVSDFLRSKVLSRSIRKHKL, encoded by the exons ATGGCCGAACAAG CTACAGAGCTCTCTGTGCCCGTCCCCTGGGGAGAGATCAGAGGTAAAGTCTGGGGTCCTGATCACGGGTATCCTGTGCTGTGCCTGCATGGCTGGGCTCACAACTGTGGTTCATTCAGCACCCTCATTCCCCTTCTACCCAAAG AGTGCAGGTATGTGGCGGTGGACTTGGCAGGTCACGGTCTGTCGTCACATCGCCCTCCTGGAGCTTTCTACTCTTTACACGAGTACGTGGCGGACGTCTGCAGAGTTGTCGACG CTCTGCAGCTGAAGAAACTCTCCATCATAGGCCACAGTATGG GTGGTGACATTGCTGGAATG TTcgcctctctgtttcctgagaTGGTGGAGGCGCTCATACTTCTGGACACTTTTGGGTTCCTGCCTACAGACACC acagaaatatGCAGCGTGATGAGACAGGGGTTGGATGAGATGCTcgtgtatgaaaaaaaaacagacacaaagaaaagagtTTACACATATgagaaggcagcagagag GCTGTCGGCTGCAAACCCGACTCTGTCTGAACAGTCTGTGAGCATCCTTTTAGAGCGAGGTCTCCTTCAAGTTGAAGGAG GATTTGTGTTCTCCAGAGACCTGCGAGTTAATTTT aaaaacatAGAACGCATCAGTTTGGAGCAGAGTCTGGAGTTCCAGGCGAGGATTCAAGCCTCTCTTCTAGTTGTTCT agcagacagcagctttGATAGAATGTTTTCTGAACCAGCTCAGAGTAGATTTACCACCGCACTCCTCCAGGGTTTGCGGGACAGAAAT cacaCGGTGGTGACAGCACCAGGCGATCATTACGTTCATCTGAGCAAGCCGGAAGTCGTCGCTCCATTCGTGTCCGACTTCCTGCGAAGCAAAGTGCTCTCACGGTCGATCCGAAAGCACAAGTTATAA
- the LOC119027685 gene encoding serine hydrolase-like protein isoform X2 has product MIIIYESFTLSLLPECRYVAVDLAGHGLSSHRPPGAFYSLHEYVADVCRVVDALQLKKLSIIGHSMGGDIAGMFASLFPEMVEALILLDTFGFLPTDTTEICSVMRQGLDEMLVYEKKTDTKKRVYTYEKAAERLSAANPTLSEQSVSILLERGLLQVEGGFVFSRDLRVNFKNIERISLEQSLEFQARIQASLLVVLADSSFDRMFSEPAQSRFTTALLQGLRDRNHTVVTAPGDHYVHLSKPEVVAPFVSDFLRSKVLSRSIRKHKL; this is encoded by the exons ATGATAATTATAT ATGAGTCCTTTACTCTGTCCCTCCTCCCAGAGTGCAGGTATGTGGCGGTGGACTTGGCAGGTCACGGTCTGTCGTCACATCGCCCTCCTGGAGCTTTCTACTCTTTACACGAGTACGTGGCGGACGTCTGCAGAGTTGTCGACG CTCTGCAGCTGAAGAAACTCTCCATCATAGGCCACAGTATGG GTGGTGACATTGCTGGAATG TTcgcctctctgtttcctgagaTGGTGGAGGCGCTCATACTTCTGGACACTTTTGGGTTCCTGCCTACAGACACC acagaaatatGCAGCGTGATGAGACAGGGGTTGGATGAGATGCTcgtgtatgaaaaaaaaacagacacaaagaaaagagtTTACACATATgagaaggcagcagagag GCTGTCGGCTGCAAACCCGACTCTGTCTGAACAGTCTGTGAGCATCCTTTTAGAGCGAGGTCTCCTTCAAGTTGAAGGAG GATTTGTGTTCTCCAGAGACCTGCGAGTTAATTTT aaaaacatAGAACGCATCAGTTTGGAGCAGAGTCTGGAGTTCCAGGCGAGGATTCAAGCCTCTCTTCTAGTTGTTCT agcagacagcagctttGATAGAATGTTTTCTGAACCAGCTCAGAGTAGATTTACCACCGCACTCCTCCAGGGTTTGCGGGACAGAAAT cacaCGGTGGTGACAGCACCAGGCGATCATTACGTTCATCTGAGCAAGCCGGAAGTCGTCGCTCCATTCGTGTCCGACTTCCTGCGAAGCAAAGTGCTCTCACGGTCGATCCGAAAGCACAAGTTATAA